From the genome of Oscillatoria sp. FACHB-1407, one region includes:
- a CDS encoding DUF4112 domain-containing protein: MNKLEKLATLKRIRTLSRLMDNSIRIPGLGFRVGLDPIIGLIPGAGDIASTAFSAYILFLAARFKLPSELWQKMIFNIALEAVVGTVPLLGDLFDAAYKSNIRNLALLEAHLEKSDADWRLSSFGQKA, translated from the coding sequence ATGAATAAACTGGAAAAATTAGCAACTCTGAAGCGCATCCGCACCTTAAGCCGATTGATGGATAACTCCATTCGGATTCCTGGATTAGGGTTTCGGGTTGGACTCGATCCAATTATTGGCTTGATTCCAGGTGCGGGAGATATTGCTTCCACCGCGTTTTCAGCCTATATTTTATTTCTGGCTGCACGGTTTAAACTTCCATCTGAGCTTTGGCAGAAGATGATTTTTAACATTGCCCTGGAAGCTGTTGTTGGGACAGTTCCTTTGTTAGGCGATTTATTTGACGCAGCTTATAAGTCAAACATTCGAAATTTAGCCCTGTTAGAAGCCCATCTTGAGAAATCGGATGCTGACTGGAGGTTGTCTAGCTTTGGTCAAAAAGCTTAA
- a CDS encoding PPC domain-containing DNA-binding protein: MNAVALRLKPQQDLKIELDRFIQEQCVDAACILTCVGSLTQVKLRFANQANAAVYQGHFEIVSLVGVMSQHGSHYHMAIADKMGCVRGGHVLPGCLVYTTAEIIVGILPHLKFQREYDQMTGYNELAIYPSN, encoded by the coding sequence ATGAATGCTGTAGCATTGCGGCTGAAACCTCAGCAAGACTTAAAAATTGAACTGGATCGATTCATTCAGGAGCAGTGTGTTGATGCTGCCTGTATTCTCACCTGCGTTGGAAGTCTGACGCAGGTGAAACTGCGTTTTGCGAATCAAGCTAACGCGGCAGTCTATCAAGGGCACTTTGAAATTGTTTCTTTGGTGGGGGTTATGTCACAGCACGGCTCTCATTACCACATGGCGATCGCAGACAAGATGGGCTGTGTGCGTGGTGGGCATGTGCTCCCAGGTTGTCTGGTGTACACAACGGCTGAGATTATTGTGGGGATTTTGCCTCACCTGAAATTTCAGCGGGAATATGACCAGATGACAGGGTATAACGAGTTAGCAATTTACCCATCTAACTAG
- a CDS encoding rhodanese-like domain-containing protein, producing the protein MENIENLDKKVDDTVEGAVVSAKETVTSPLPKPPSLETKSPAGDLKNRLEWGEPALTIIDVRDRVAFNQGHIMGAVSMPIDKVAELAQASIQTKRDIYVYGDTDAVTAQAASELRNAGFINVAELEGGLVAWKEIGGPTEGTEEITHPGSDAYNVVSRLAHHRELQHQMEEQKQ; encoded by the coding sequence ATGGAAAATATTGAAAATTTGGACAAAAAAGTAGATGACACGGTGGAAGGTGCCGTTGTATCTGCGAAAGAAACGGTAACAAGTCCTCTTCCTAAACCTCCTTCGCTAGAAACTAAATCTCCTGCTGGAGATCTCAAAAATCGTCTTGAATGGGGCGAACCAGCATTGACCATTATTGATGTGCGCGATCGCGTTGCATTCAATCAGGGTCACATCATGGGTGCTGTTTCTATGCCAATTGATAAGGTTGCTGAATTAGCACAAGCTAGCATTCAAACCAAGCGCGACATCTATGTTTATGGAGACACAGATGCTGTAACGGCTCAAGCTGCATCAGAGTTGCGCAATGCAGGCTTTATCAATGTGGCTGAATTGGAAGGTGGACTGGTTGCCTGGAAGGAAATCGGTGGACCAACGGAAGGAACTGAAGAAATTACTCATCCGGGTTCAGATGCTTACAATGTGGTATCTCGTTTAGCTCATCATCGAGAACTACAACACCAAATGGAAGAGCAAAAACAATAG
- a CDS encoding hemerythrin domain-containing protein, with protein MVATLNDAKRAAIAEKLASIKAVQNLLIENEQQFIQECSDGDIRDRLEDMLEDDRKNLGVIDTVITQYGIQAQPKETIQQMIDQVKNLMHGSQLSFYEKMVQHELLKHGQVMSGLIVHKSAQVVGADIEAAITPLNTVNFENRAHQEQLKGVLEVLGTRELTGQEPDQGVWGRVQDAVAALTGVFGSAVTQASDKSDMNVQDVIRMDHQKVNVLFTEIAQSDNPQKIQEYFGQIYKDLSVHAQAEEQVVYPAIRSFYGEGDTQELYDEQAQMKVLLEEIKATSPAAPEFKAKVNQLKDIVMDHVRQEESTMFAAIRNNCSTAQQEQLATQFKEAKKQLQTRMA; from the coding sequence ATGGTTGCAACATTAAACGACGCGAAGCGTGCTGCAATTGCTGAAAAATTAGCAAGCATAAAAGCTGTTCAAAATCTGTTGATTGAGAATGAACAGCAATTTATTCAAGAATGCAGCGATGGAGATATTCGCGATCGCCTCGAAGATATGCTGGAAGATGATCGGAAAAACTTGGGTGTAATTGATACTGTTATTACTCAATATGGTATTCAAGCACAACCCAAAGAAACCATCCAGCAAATGATTGATCAAGTCAAAAACTTGATGCACGGTTCTCAATTGTCTTTCTATGAAAAGATGGTTCAGCACGAACTGCTCAAGCATGGACAGGTTATGTCGGGTTTGATCGTTCACAAATCTGCTCAGGTTGTAGGTGCTGATATCGAAGCAGCTATCACTCCGCTCAACACAGTTAACTTTGAAAACCGTGCTCATCAAGAGCAACTCAAAGGTGTTTTAGAAGTTCTTGGCACTCGTGAGTTGACAGGTCAAGAGCCTGATCAAGGTGTATGGGGACGAGTACAGGATGCCGTTGCTGCTCTGACAGGCGTATTTGGCAGTGCCGTTACTCAAGCATCTGACAAGAGCGACATGAACGTTCAAGATGTGATCCGCATGGATCACCAGAAGGTGAACGTTCTGTTTACAGAAATTGCTCAAAGTGACAATCCCCAGAAGATTCAGGAATACTTCGGGCAGATCTACAAGGATTTGAGTGTTCACGCTCAAGCTGAAGAGCAAGTCGTTTATCCTGCTATTCGTTCGTTCTATGGCGAAGGTGACACTCAGGAACTGTACGACGAGCAAGCTCAGATGAAAGTATTGCTGGAAGAAATTAAAGCAACCAGCCCTGCGGCACCTGAGTTCAAAGCAAAAGTGAATCAGCTCAAAGACATCGTGATGGATCACGTTCGTCAGGAAGAGAGCACCATGTTCGCGGCTATCCGCAACAATTGCTCTACTGCACAACAGGAACAACTGGCAACTCAGTTTAAGGAAGCTAAGAAGCAATTGCAAACTAGAATGGCTTAG
- a CDS encoding DUF2382 domain-containing protein encodes MTLLRLNELDPQHRRTVRGKDIRQFQIYSNHNQPIGNVSDALVDNAGQFHYLIADIHSPKASQHVLIPLRQTQVDLQGECIYLSGLDATQVAELPTYDVRNQHIVDSTSTQRFTQTHSDLPVTGSTVLVLEDSAPLETSMALESVTPLEAQVVKLVRPATTTVTSQTRTVGAPVAQTSDEPSMAAAVPSLEQMSVPKQAASDQSSLRTTSDVLDEQTIRLLEERLFVDRQKRKVGEVIVRKTIETQIVEIPIRRERLIVEQVSPEHKELASIDLSHGAMDDIELVKTLHSTGQTMPAMADGGLSTSGSKVMSSEFSSAEAAIEFLRAIATQPNSPKRVQIHLMSDA; translated from the coding sequence ATGACCCTTCTCAGACTCAATGAATTAGATCCTCAACATCGTAGAACTGTTCGGGGGAAAGATATTCGTCAATTTCAGATCTATTCAAATCACAATCAACCTATTGGCAACGTCAGCGATGCTTTGGTCGATAATGCAGGACAGTTTCACTACTTAATTGCTGATATCCACTCACCAAAAGCATCTCAACATGTACTCATTCCACTCCGACAAACACAGGTTGATTTACAAGGAGAATGCATTTATTTAAGTGGTTTAGATGCAACTCAAGTTGCAGAATTGCCCACCTATGATGTTAGAAATCAACACATTGTGGACTCAACCAGTACACAGCGATTCACTCAAACCCATAGTGATCTTCCTGTGACCGGATCTACAGTTTTGGTGCTTGAGGACTCCGCTCCATTAGAAACATCAATGGCTTTAGAATCTGTGACCCCCCTTGAGGCACAAGTGGTCAAGCTGGTGCGCCCTGCTACTACTACGGTTACTAGTCAGACAAGAACAGTTGGTGCTCCAGTCGCTCAAACTTCTGATGAACCTTCTATGGCTGCGGCAGTTCCTAGCCTGGAACAAATGAGCGTTCCTAAACAGGCTGCATCTGACCAATCATCTCTACGGACAACCTCGGATGTGTTGGATGAGCAGACTATCCGGTTATTAGAAGAACGGTTGTTTGTTGACCGTCAAAAGCGGAAAGTTGGAGAAGTCATTGTCCGCAAAACTATTGAAACGCAAATTGTTGAAATCCCAATTCGGCGTGAAAGGCTCATTGTTGAACAAGTGAGCCCAGAACACAAAGAACTTGCCTCAATTGACCTGTCCCATGGAGCGATGGATGACATTGAGTTGGTCAAAACGCTGCATTCAACCGGGCAAACAATGCCAGCAATGGCGGATGGTGGGCTATCAACCTCCGGCTCTAAGGTTATGAGCAGCGAGTTTTCGTCAGCTGAAGCAGCCATTGAGTTTTTGAGAGCGATCGCCACTCAACCTAACTCTCCAAAGCGGGTACAAATTCATCTCATGAGCGATGCTTAA
- a CDS encoding acetoacetate decarboxylase family protein: MSYPSAPWSLRGYAYQTVQLIRNDQARLLIPDQFEIVSVIPNHTLGGIYLSSYINGSSLEYSELIVVSGLVSYAGKTGIWVSHIYVDNPDSVAGGREIWGLPKELAQFTWEQGQRRYCKVQQGDRLLYTFRSDWQLPLWRQPIAGQALSTLVDQVLLFDAKASANFAVVGAELHVPSTSPFASLGLTSPWLVVAAESLDLTVRAPQAIGVEGAHQTILR, from the coding sequence ATGTCCTACCCATCTGCTCCCTGGTCACTGAGAGGCTATGCCTATCAAACTGTTCAACTGATACGCAATGATCAAGCTCGACTTCTGATACCCGATCAATTTGAAATTGTCTCAGTAATACCTAATCACACACTGGGTGGTATTTATCTGTCTTCCTATATCAATGGTTCTAGTCTGGAATATAGCGAACTGATTGTAGTTTCAGGATTGGTTAGTTACGCCGGTAAGACTGGAATCTGGGTTTCGCATATTTATGTGGATAATCCAGATTCTGTTGCAGGTGGACGCGAAATTTGGGGGCTTCCCAAAGAACTGGCTCAATTCACCTGGGAACAGGGTCAACGTCGCTATTGCAAAGTGCAACAGGGCGATCGCTTACTCTATACCTTTCGCTCCGATTGGCAGCTTCCATTGTGGCGGCAACCGATCGCAGGACAGGCGTTAAGTACCCTGGTGGATCAGGTGTTATTGTTTGATGCCAAAGCCTCTGCTAACTTTGCTGTGGTAGGAGCGGAGTTACACGTACCATCTACGAGTCCATTTGCCAGTTTGGGGTTAACGTCTCCCTGGCTCGTTGTTGCTGCGGAGTCTCTGGATTTGACGGTTCGTGCTCCTCAGGCGATCGGGGTAGAGGGTGCCCACCAAACGATCTTGCGGTAA
- a CDS encoding histidine phosphatase family protein encodes MQQLCLAWISALFAIAPLLLSGCAGSPAVDPEVPSPSSPVVSPPTPSVSASPLEAETSPATLSEAELSEAEIWSQLRQGRGYVILFRHALAPGTGDPSNFRLEDCSTQRNLSAEGRQQAMRLGEMLRQRNIPVSRVLSSQWCRCLETARLMNLGAVEPFPVLNSFFQDRSIERSQTEQLRQFILSNRDTVGVTIMVTHQVNITAISNIIPQSGAAVVMRASAPDQIDLVGQLASR; translated from the coding sequence ATGCAGCAGTTATGTCTGGCATGGATCTCGGCTTTATTCGCGATCGCCCCCTTATTGTTGAGTGGCTGTGCAGGCTCTCCCGCAGTAGATCCCGAAGTTCCATCTCCCTCCAGTCCGGTCGTTTCTCCTCCGACACCATCGGTCAGTGCTTCACCGCTAGAGGCAGAAACCTCTCCTGCAACTTTGTCTGAAGCAGAACTGTCTGAGGCAGAAATTTGGTCACAATTACGGCAGGGTAGAGGCTACGTCATTCTGTTCCGTCATGCTCTTGCACCGGGGACAGGTGATCCCTCCAATTTCCGGTTGGAGGATTGTTCAACGCAGCGAAACCTATCAGCAGAAGGTCGGCAGCAAGCGATGCGTCTGGGTGAAATGTTGCGGCAACGGAATATTCCTGTTTCAAGGGTGCTCTCCAGCCAGTGGTGTCGCTGTTTAGAAACGGCACGCCTCATGAATCTGGGAGCCGTCGAGCCGTTTCCCGTTCTCAACTCCTTCTTTCAGGATCGCAGCATCGAACGCTCCCAAACCGAGCAACTTCGTCAATTTATCTTAAGCAATCGAGATACGGTAGGTGTGACGATCATGGTGACTCATCAGGTGAACATTACTGCCATCAGCAACATCATTCCTCAATCTGGAGCAGCAGTTGTGATGCGAGCATCCGCGCCTGACCAGATTGACTTGGTTGGGCAGCTTGCTTCTCGCTAG
- a CDS encoding TspO/MBR family protein yields MSIKPWMVIFGITILIAMGSIFIRPKDIPWEKRLDRPRWLFFEPLIPVIWMVVFLSGALSATLVWEQEPGSLKTWSLMGLYILTEIVTTAYIPATLRSRNLKVGLTLGAIGVALGVVLTAMVWQISGSAAALMLPYLIWSPVGTYATQQMMDLNPEATT; encoded by the coding sequence ATGTCTATTAAACCGTGGATGGTTATCTTTGGTATCACCATCCTAATTGCAATGGGTAGCATTTTTATTCGCCCAAAAGACATCCCCTGGGAGAAGCGTCTCGATCGCCCCAGATGGTTATTTTTTGAGCCGCTCATCCCTGTAATTTGGATGGTTGTTTTTCTGAGTGGGGCACTATCTGCAACCCTCGTATGGGAACAAGAACCCGGTAGTCTCAAAACCTGGAGCTTGATGGGGTTATACATTCTCACAGAGATTGTGACAACTGCCTATATTCCTGCTACGTTGCGATCGCGGAACTTAAAAGTTGGGTTGACTTTGGGGGCAATTGGCGTGGCTTTAGGGGTTGTGCTAACAGCGATGGTTTGGCAGATATCCGGTTCAGCTGCGGCTCTCATGTTGCCCTATCTAATCTGGAGTCCGGTTGGAACCTATGCTACGCAACAAATGATGGATCTCAATCCCGAAGCAACAACATAA
- a CDS encoding YihY/virulence factor BrkB family protein: MTESKVTNTAIEKEHSVKKAWRLLRETFAEWNDDKASQMAAALAYYTVFSLAPLLIIVIAVAGFFFGEEAARGEIVGQIKGLVGTDGATVIQTALENSHRPGSNTSIIASLISIAVLIFGASGVFVQLQESLNTIWDVDPQTQQGISNVVRKRAMSFAVVLSIGFLLLVSLVISAALSAVNTFASGLLPGFDLLWQVINIFLSFLVTTILFALIYKYLPDVSVTWHDVWIGAIITSILFSIGRHLIGLYLGNSSFGSTYGAAGSLVILLAWIYYSIQILFFGAEFTQVYARRYGSQVQPLAE, translated from the coding sequence ATGACAGAGTCTAAAGTAACAAATACCGCTATAGAAAAGGAGCACAGTGTGAAAAAAGCGTGGAGGCTTTTAAGGGAAACATTTGCCGAATGGAATGACGATAAAGCATCTCAAATGGCGGCTGCACTTGCCTATTACACAGTCTTTTCACTCGCCCCTCTACTTATTATTGTCATTGCAGTTGCAGGTTTCTTTTTTGGTGAAGAAGCTGCCCGAGGTGAAATTGTTGGGCAGATCAAAGGGTTAGTGGGCACTGATGGAGCAACTGTCATCCAAACCGCTTTAGAAAACTCTCATCGCCCAGGCTCTAATACTAGTATTATCGCGTCTTTAATTAGTATTGCTGTCTTAATCTTTGGTGCATCTGGAGTATTTGTACAACTTCAGGAGTCATTAAACACAATTTGGGATGTTGATCCACAGACTCAACAGGGAATAAGTAACGTTGTCCGAAAGCGAGCAATGTCATTTGCTGTCGTTCTCAGTATTGGGTTTTTATTGTTAGTCTCCTTAGTCATTAGTGCTGCATTATCTGCTGTTAATACCTTTGCTTCAGGTTTACTGCCAGGATTTGATCTTTTATGGCAAGTGATTAACATCTTCCTCTCATTTTTAGTAACTACTATACTCTTTGCTCTAATTTATAAATATCTGCCTGATGTTAGTGTAACGTGGCATGATGTTTGGATTGGAGCGATCATCACCTCGATTCTTTTTTCAATTGGTCGGCATCTCATTGGGCTTTATTTAGGAAATAGCAGTTTTGGTTCGACTTACGGAGCCGCAGGGTCTTTGGTCATTCTTTTAGCTTGGATCTATTACTCCATTCAGATTCTTTTCTTTGGAGCTGAATTTACCCAGGTCTATGCCCGTCGATATGGTTCTCAAGTCCAACCATTAGCTGAATAG
- a CDS encoding cation:proton antiporter codes for MPVSIYILDLLVIGLLLLVITLGSGWIARLPLSYALIYLIVGVILGPYGVNLIQVKPDTGFVERLTEFVVLISLYSCGLKMNRPLRIWIWDSTVRLIGFLMPFSILATAFVGHWLLGLNWGAAILLGAILAPTDPVLASEVQLVHADDRDELRFGLTSEGGLNDALAFPFVYFGLYWLEDQNLDNWFRNWVAIDLIWGIAAGIGVGYAVAKGITWLSHRIPKKVPTIEEGMEDFLALATILLSYSLTEIVNGYGFLAVFVTGLTIRRKSPDLEQQISQLEFIERIEKLLEVGTILLIGALLRVEPITQHFGSALLIAGTLIFIIRPIGAWLSTISIKNNNYLHPATRLLFGWFGIRGVGSLYYLSYAFGHGLPEDLAAQLGWITYLTIIISVMLHGVTATPLMKWYERHISERQTGKIDHIEENIE; via the coding sequence ATGCCCGTCAGCATATACATTCTTGATCTACTCGTCATTGGTTTATTACTACTTGTAATAACGCTTGGTTCCGGTTGGATTGCCCGTCTCCCTTTGTCCTATGCCTTAATTTATTTAATTGTTGGGGTTATTTTAGGTCCATACGGAGTTAACTTAATTCAAGTTAAGCCTGATACTGGATTTGTTGAGCGATTAACGGAATTTGTTGTTCTGATTTCACTCTATAGTTGTGGCTTAAAAATGAACCGCCCCTTACGAATTTGGATATGGGATTCGACGGTTCGACTGATCGGTTTTTTAATGCCATTCTCAATCCTTGCCACTGCTTTTGTGGGGCACTGGCTTCTGGGATTAAACTGGGGAGCCGCAATTCTATTGGGGGCTATTTTAGCCCCAACTGATCCTGTCCTTGCGTCAGAAGTACAACTTGTTCATGCCGACGACCGCGATGAATTACGATTTGGCTTAACATCAGAGGGAGGCTTAAATGATGCCTTAGCTTTTCCCTTTGTATATTTTGGGCTTTATTGGTTGGAGGATCAAAATCTAGACAATTGGTTTAGAAATTGGGTAGCAATTGACTTAATTTGGGGGATCGCGGCTGGTATTGGTGTTGGATATGCCGTTGCAAAAGGAATTACCTGGTTAAGTCATCGAATACCTAAAAAAGTTCCGACTATTGAAGAAGGAATGGAAGATTTCCTCGCGTTAGCTACCATCCTTTTAAGCTATTCCTTAACAGAAATAGTCAATGGTTACGGGTTCTTAGCTGTTTTTGTGACAGGTCTGACAATACGGCGAAAATCTCCCGATCTGGAGCAACAAATTTCACAATTAGAGTTTATTGAACGCATTGAAAAGCTACTGGAAGTAGGAACGATCTTACTGATCGGAGCATTATTGCGAGTAGAGCCTATTACTCAACACTTTGGTAGTGCCCTTTTAATCGCAGGAACACTGATTTTTATCATTCGCCCAATTGGGGCTTGGCTCAGTACAATCTCAATTAAAAATAATAACTACTTACATCCTGCCACCCGCTTACTTTTTGGCTGGTTTGGCATCCGGGGTGTAGGCTCGCTCTACTATTTATCCTATGCCTTTGGTCATGGACTACCAGAGGATTTAGCAGCCCAACTGGGTTGGATTACTTATTTAACTATCATCATTTCCGTTATGCTCCATGGAGTGACTGCAACCCCATTAATGAAATGGTATGAACGTCATATCAGTGAAAGACAAACCGGAAAGATTGACCACATCGAAGAAAACATCGAGTAA
- a CDS encoding DUF2382 domain-containing protein yields MALYKLRDFNPDYRNYFDNQDILSFDLYNGSDKIGSIDELLVDDEGRFRYFVINTGVWVFGKKVLLPIGQSRISYSDRRVYVDSLTREQVEQLPEFNNDMLIDYDYEENVRGVYRRPSTATTEDANYSTNVESTGAVDTSSTMAASAGTVDTSASMATPGIYDRDTYDYNRDAALYNMNDRDHQNLRLFEERLIANKTRQKTGEVTVGKHVETQRANVEVPVDKERVVIERGSVTDMGRPVAPGEATFAEGEVARMEVYEEVPDIRKEAFVREEVTVRKEVDHDRAVAEDEIRREELDVHTEGRPVVNKRPEDRI; encoded by the coding sequence ATGGCACTTTATAAACTCAGAGATTTCAATCCCGACTACAGAAACTACTTTGACAACCAGGATATTTTGTCCTTTGATTTGTACAATGGCAGTGACAAAATTGGTTCCATTGATGAACTTTTGGTAGATGATGAAGGACGTTTTCGTTATTTCGTGATCAACACCGGTGTTTGGGTGTTTGGTAAGAAAGTCCTGCTACCCATCGGCCAATCTCGCATCTCCTACAGCGATCGCCGTGTCTACGTTGATAGCTTGACTCGTGAGCAAGTTGAACAACTGCCTGAGTTCAACAACGACATGTTGATTGACTATGACTACGAAGAGAACGTTCGTGGTGTTTATCGTCGTCCTTCAACTGCCACCACTGAAGATGCAAACTACAGCACCAATGTAGAATCTACTGGTGCTGTAGATACTTCCAGCACCATGGCAGCATCCGCTGGAACTGTAGATACCTCTGCAAGCATGGCAACTCCTGGTATTTACGACCGCGATACCTACGACTATAATCGCGACGCCGCCTTGTACAACATGAACGACCGCGACCACCAGAATCTCAGACTGTTTGAGGAGCGGTTGATCGCTAACAAAACTCGTCAAAAAACTGGCGAAGTTACCGTTGGTAAGCATGTTGAGACTCAACGCGCTAATGTTGAAGTCCCCGTTGACAAAGAGCGTGTTGTCATCGAGCGTGGCAGCGTGACGGATATGGGTAGACCCGTGGCACCCGGTGAAGCAACCTTTGCAGAAGGTGAAGTTGCTCGCATGGAAGTGTATGAAGAAGTGCCCGACATCCGTAAAGAAGCGTTTGTCCGTGAGGAAGTCACCGTTAGAAAAGAAGTGGATCACGATCGCGCTGTTGCTGAAGATGAGATCCGTCGTGAGGAATTGGATGTCCACACTGAAGGTCGTCCCGTTGTAAACAAGCGACCTGAAGATCGCATCTAA
- a CDS encoding LmeA family phospholipid-binding protein — protein sequence MSDEPKLEEQAIAQMVETQLSNQIKAVDEIAVEVHTDLLQAVQGEVESTSIKGKGLVVQEGIRLKEIEVHTDRVGVHPISLLFGQIKLKQPMDSTVRVVLTEADLNHAANSDLFMQNLPDLMLEVQGKPVRLTLQSPVTLRLPTDDRLQVEGHVLLHQNECEAVLCFKVTMAPRLHEQLLLDEFCCTSGQAISLDLAIALLQWINEQIKVPYIQLSGVDCQVTDLQIRSGQLEMTAEAQVRHMPDGSD from the coding sequence ATGTCAGATGAGCCAAAATTAGAAGAACAGGCGATCGCTCAAATGGTTGAAACCCAACTGTCTAATCAAATTAAAGCTGTAGACGAGATTGCAGTTGAGGTTCACACCGATTTATTGCAAGCTGTTCAAGGAGAAGTTGAGTCCACATCCATTAAAGGCAAAGGATTAGTGGTACAGGAGGGCATTCGCCTCAAAGAAATTGAAGTTCACACCGATCGCGTTGGGGTTCATCCCATTAGTTTGTTATTTGGGCAGATCAAACTCAAACAACCGATGGATTCTACAGTTCGTGTTGTTCTGACTGAAGCTGATTTGAATCACGCCGCAAATTCAGACTTGTTCATGCAAAATTTGCCGGATCTCATGCTGGAGGTACAGGGCAAGCCCGTTCGTTTAACGTTGCAATCCCCCGTAACTCTCCGTTTGCCTACTGATGATCGGCTACAAGTGGAGGGTCATGTTTTGCTCCATCAAAACGAGTGTGAAGCAGTGCTCTGCTTTAAAGTCACAATGGCTCCTCGTTTGCATGAGCAACTGTTGTTAGACGAGTTTTGCTGCACCTCAGGACAAGCTATTTCATTAGATTTAGCGATCGCGTTGCTGCAATGGATTAATGAACAGATCAAAGTTCCCTATATTCAGCTATCGGGAGTCGATTGTCAGGTTACAGATTTGCAGATCCGCTCAGGACAGCTAGAAATGACGGCAGAAGCCCAGGTTCGGCATATGCCCGATGGATCAGATTGA